The proteins below come from a single Notamacropus eugenii isolate mMacEug1 chromosome 7, mMacEug1.pri_v2, whole genome shotgun sequence genomic window:
- the SCRG1 gene encoding scrapie-responsive protein 1 — protein sequence MKITALMILLNLVLAGHAMSTNRLSCYRKILKDRNCHNIPEGVADLKQIDGHLQDHFWDGKGCEMICYCNFSELLCCPKNIFFGPKISFVIPCNNQ from the exons ATGAAAATCACAGCCCTGATGATTTTGCTGAATTTGGTGCTAGCAGGACATGCCATGTCCACAAACCGTCTTTCTTGCTACAGGAAGATTTTAAAAGATCGCAACTGCCACAATATTCCTGAAGGAGTGGCAGATCTTAAACAGATTGATGGACATCTCCAGGACCACTTCTGGGATGGAAAAGGATGTGAGATGATCTGTTATTGTAACTTCAGTGAATTGCTGTGCTGCCCAAA AAACATCTTCTTTGGACCAAAGATCTCTTTTGTGATCCCTTGCAACAACCAGTGA